A genomic segment from Synchiropus splendidus isolate RoL2022-P1 chromosome 18, RoL_Sspl_1.0, whole genome shotgun sequence encodes:
- the ralgapb gene encoding ral GTPase-activating protein subunit beta isoform X8 produces MYSEWRSLQLVVQSDQGHLSVLHTYPNTVGTEVANAVVKPLGTAVSPVATENILKTDKEVKWTMEVLCYGLTLPLEGDTVKLCVDVYTDWMMALVSPRDSMPQPVVREPNMYVQTILKHLYNVFVPRPEPHSLNHIRLCQQVLTAVQKLARESVAMVRETWEVLLLFLLRINDTLLAPPTVGVGVAEKLAEKLMAVLFEVWLLACARCFPTPPYWKTAREMLANWRHHPPVVEQWSRVACALTSRLLRFTHGPSFPPFKVPDEDANLIPIEMDNDCVAQTWYRFLHMLSNPVDLSNPAIVSTTPKFQEQFLNPSGIPQEVVLHPCLKQLPQIFFRAMRGVSCLVDAFLGISRPRSDSAPPTPVNRMSMSPPPSITNTTPPHNRKPRHTVVTKTTSKSSTGSSNQPTKASQQQQQQQQSSSPTLLSSPNQTSWESRPLPAPARPKVNSILNLFGQWLFDAALVHCKLHSGLSRDPSMTAIATQVSLELRRKGSQMSTDSMVSNPMFDANEFPESYEAGRAEACGTLCRIFCSKKTGEEILPVYLSRFYMVLIQGLQISDFICRPVLASIILNSSSLFCTDLKGINVVVPYFITALETILPDRELSKFKMYVNPTDLRRASINILLAMLPLPHHFGNIQSEVLLEGKFNEEDVLPHDQPVSFLSLRLRLVNVLIGALQTETDPTNTQLILGAMLHIVQDSALFESVGTQTETGSLDGSHMTVKSQSHSRSNSGVSYNSGGSTEATSPDCERPAQALLRDYALSDTAAGLLVRSIHLVTQRLNSQWKQDMSISLAALELLAGLAKIKVGVDSTDRKRAVVSICGYIVYQCSRPAPLQSRDLHSMIVAAFQFLCVWLTEHPDMLDEKDCLMEVLEIVELGISGSKSKQEQEVRHKAEKEHNPASMRVKEAAEATLSCIMQVLGAFPSPSGPASTCSLLNEDTLIRYARLSSTGASNFRYFVLDNSVILAMLEQPLGNEQNPSPSVTVLIRGTAGRHAWTMQLFHQPRGARANQRVFAPEGRPKPNNDVGIKYNVKQRPFPEEVDKIPLVKADVSIPDLDDIVSKELEIQHEKLRVLMSKQIEYENSLERNSGEIWKSKSFPDPQIDCKPPPPAQEFQTARLFLSHFGFLSLEALKEPNNSRLPPHLIGLDSSLPGFFDDISYLDLLPCRPFDTVFIFYVRAGQKSSHEILRNVESSASVQHHFLEFLMSLGWPVDVGRHPGWTGHLYTSWSLNSCSDQDIQQTEEAVTPEDTGGSVFNGEKKVLYYADALTEIAFVVPSLSENSEESSVHSDSTLEADVNSELMPTLLKQPNLTLELFPNHSDNLESAKKLSPLMKSKRSSTGKSFPPLGPETKVFVVWVERFDDIENFPLSDLLAETSTGLEASMSNSTSCRSGLLEKDVPLIFIQPLKTGLFRIRLHGAVGKFGMVIPLVDGMVVSRRALGFLVRQTVINVCRRKRLESDSYNPPHVRRKQRITEIVQRYRNKQLEPEFYTSLFREVGEGRLHL; encoded by the exons ATGTACTCCGAGTGGCGCTCGCTGCAGCTGGTGGTGCAGAGTGACCAGGGCCACCTGAGTGTTCTGCACACCTACCCCAACACTGTGGGCACCGAAGTGGCAAATGCTGTGGTCAAACCACTGGGCACGGCTGTGAGTCCCGTCGCCACAGAAAACATCCTCAAGACAGACAAGGAG GTGAAGTGGACCATGGAGGTGCTTTGCTATGGTCTCACGCTTCCTCTGGAGGGCGACACTGTCAAGCTGTGCGTGGATGTGTACactgactggatgatggctCTGGTGTCTCCGCGGGACTCTATGCCTCAGCCAGTTGTCAGGGAGCCCAACATGTACGTCCAGACCATCCTTAAACATCTGTACAACGTTTTTGTGCCAAG GCCAGAACCACACAGTCTGAATCACATCAGACTCTGCCAGCAGGTTCTGACTGCAGTCCAGAAGCTGGCCAGAGAGTCGGTTGCCATGGTGAGGGAAACCTGGGAGGTGCTACTGCTCTTCCTGCTCCGCATCAACGACACATTGCTGGCCCCGCCCACAGTCGGAG TTGGCGTAGCGGAGAAACTGGCAGAGAAACTGATGGCGGTGCTCTTTGAGGTTTGGCTGTTAGCATGTGCACGCTGCTTCCCAACACCGCCGTACTGGAAGACTGCAAGAGAGATGCTGGCTAACTGGCGACACCACCCGCCTGTGGTAGAGCAGTGGAGCCGTGTGGCATGTGCACTGACCTCCAG ACTTTTACGTTTCACCCATGGGCCATCATTCCCGCCTTTCAAAGTCCCAGATGAGGACGCAAACCTAATTCCCATTGAGATGGACAACGACTGTGTGGCCCAGACTTGGTACCGTTTCCTCCACATGCTCAG CAACCCCGTGGACCTGAGCAACCCCGCCATAGTGAGCACCACTCCAAAGTTCCAGGAACAATTTCTCAACCCCAGCGGCATCCCGCAGGAAGTGGTGCTGCATCCTTGTCTCAAGCAACTTCCACAGATTTTCTTCCGGGCCATGAGGGGGGTCAGCTGCCTGGTGGATGCCTTCCTGG GCATTTCCCGTCCGAGGTCCGACAGCGCCCCGCCCACACCGGTCAACAGGATGAGCATGTCGCCTCCCCCATCAATCACGAACACCACACCCCCCCACAACCGAAAGCCCCGGCACACAGTGGTCACCAAAACGACAAGCAAAAGCTCCACT GGAAGCAGCAACCAGCCGACAAAAgcctcccagcagcagcagcagcagcagcagtcatcGTCTCCAACACTGTTGTCCAGCCCAAACCAGACCAGCTGGGAGTCCCGGCCCCTTCCGGCGCCGGCACGGCCTAAAGTCAACAGCATTCTAAACCTGTTTGGCCAGTGGCTTTTCGACGCCGCGCTGGTCCACTGTAAGCTCCACAGTGGCCTGAGTCGAGACCCGAGCATGACTG CGATAGCCACGCAGGTCAGCCTGGAGCTGCGGAGAAAGGGCTCACAAATGTCCACTGACTCCATGGTGTCCAATCCTATGTTTGACGCCAATGAGTTCCCGGAGAGCTACGAAGCGGGTCGAGCCGAAGCCTGCGGGACTCTCTGTCGCATTTTTTGTAGCAAGAAAACAGGAGAGGAGATCCTGCCGGTTTATCTGTCCAG GTTCTACATGGTTTTGATTCAGGGTCTCCAGATCTCCGACTTCATCTGCCGGccggtcctggcctccatcatcctcaactcttcctctctcttctgcaCCGACCTCAAGGGCATAAATGTGGTTGTTCCCTATTTCATTACAGCACTGGAGACAATCCTGCCGGACAG GGAGCTGTCCAAGTTCAAGATGTATGTGAACCCTACTGATCTGAGACGAGCTTCCATCAACATCCTGCTGGCCATGCTGCCGCTGCCCCATCACTTCGGCAACATACAGTCTGAG GTCCTGCTGGAGGGGAAGTTCAACGAAGAGGATGTTCTGCCTCACGACCAGCCCGTTTCATTCCTGTCCCTCAGGCTTCGGCTGGTCAACGTCCTGATCGGAGCGttgcagacagagacagaccCCACAAACACCCAGCTCATCCTAG gGGCGATGCTCCACATCGTTCAGGACTCAGCGCTATTCGAGTCCGTTGGGACGCAGACGGAGACG GGGAGCCTTGACGGGAGTCACATGACCGTCAAGAGTCAGAGTCACAGCCGAAGCAACAGCGGCGTCAGCTACAACAGCGGCGGCAGCACCGAGGCCACCAGCCCAGACTGTGAGCGTCCAGCTCAGGCGCTGCTGCGAGACTACG CTCTTTCAGATACGGCGGCAGGTCTGCTGGTGCGCAGCATCCACCTGGTCACACAGCGGCTCAACTCCCAGTGGAAGCAGGACATGAGCATCTCGCTGGCCGCGCTGGAGCTGCTGGCCGGACTCGCCAAG ATCAAGGTGGGAGTGGACTCTACTGACCGCAAGCGTGCCGTCGTCTCCATCTGCGGATACATTGTGTACCAATGCAGCCGTCCAGCCCCACTTCAGTCCAGGGACCTGCATTCCATGATCGTGGCCGCATTCCAGTTCCTGTGTGTCTGGCTGACAGAGCATCCTGACATGCTGGACGAGAAG GATTGTTTGATGGAAGTGTTGGAGATCGTTGAGCTGGGAATCTCAGGCAGTAAGTCCAAACAGGAGCAGGAGGTCCGCCACAAAGCAGAGAAGGAGCACAACCCTGCATCCATGAGGGTGAAGGAAGCAGCCGAGGCCACTTTGTCCTG CATCATGCAGGTACTGGGGGCCTTCCCCTCTCCCAGCGGGCCCGCCTCCACCTGCAGCCTGCTGAACGAAGACACCCTGATCCGCTATGCCAGACTCAGCTCAACAGGAGCCAGCAACTTCCGCTACTTCGTCCTGGACAACTCGGTCATCCTGGCCATGTTGGAGCAGCCACTGGGCAACGAGCAGA ACCCGAGTCCGTCAGTCACAGTTCTGATCAGAGGCACAGCTGGAAGACACGCCTGGACCATGCAGCTCTTCCACCAGCCCAGAGGAGCTCGAGCCAATCAGAGG GTGTTCGCTCCAGAGGGACGTCCCAAACCGAACAACGACGTGGGGATAAAGTACAACGTGAAGCAGAGACCGTTCCCAGAGGAGGTGGATAAGATCCCGCTGGTCAAAGCCGACGTCAGCATTCCAGACCTGGACGACATCGTCAGCAAAGAG CTGGAGATCCAACACGAGAAGCTGCGCGTTCTCATGAGCAAGCAGATCGAGTATGAGAACTCGCTGGAGCGCAACAGTGGAGAAATCTGGAAGTCCAAGTCCTTCCCGGACCCGCAGATCGACTGCAAACCTCCCCCGCCCGCGCAGGAGTTCCAGACGGCCCGGCTCTTCCTCTCTCACTTCGGCTTTCTGTCTCTGGAGGCACTTAAG GAGCCCAACAACAGTCGCCTCCCTCCACACCTCATCGGCCTGGACTCGTCTTTGCCCGGGTTCTTTGACGACATCAGCTACCTGGACCTGCTTCCCTGCCGACCGTTCGACACCGTCTTCATCTTCTACGTGAGAGCTGGACAGAAAAGCAGCCATGAG ATCCTAAGGAACGTGGAGTCGTCGGCGAGTGTCCAGCACCACTTCCTGGAGTTCCTCATGTCCTTGGGCTGGCCTGTGGATGTGGGGCGCCACCCCGGCTGGACGGGTCACCTGTACACCAGCTGGTCTCTGAACTCCTGCTCTGATCAGGACATCCAGCAGACGG AAGAAGCAGTGACTCCTGAAGACACTGGAGGCTCTGTTTTCAACGGCGAGAAGAAGGTTCTGTACTACGCCGACGCACTGACCGAAATCGCCTTCGTCGTCCCGTCACTTTCGGAGAACTCAG aagAGTCATCGGTGCACAGCGACTCCACTCTAGAGGCCGACGTCAACTCGGAGCTCATGCCAACACTGCTCAAGCAGCCGAACCTGACTCTGGAGCTGTTCCCCAACCACTCGGACAACCTGGAGTCAGCCAAGAAG CTGAGTCCTCTCATGAAGAGCAAGAGGTCGTCGACGGGGAAGTCTTTCCCTCCTCTGGGCCCGGAGACCAAGGTGTTTGTGGTCTGGGTCGAGCGCTTCGATGACATCG AAAACTTCCCGCTGTCGGATCTGCTGGCAGAAACCAGCACGGGTCTGGAGGCCAGCATGAGCAACAGTACTTCCTGCAG GTCGGGTTTACTGGAGAAGGACGTTCCTCTCATCTTCATCCAGCCTCTGAAGACGGGCCTCTTCAGGATCCGGCTGCACGGAGCTGTGGGGAAGTTTGGGATGGTGATCCCTCTGGTGGACGGCATGGTGGTCAGCCGCCGGGCGCTAG GCTTCCTGGTGCGGCAGACAGTCATCAACGTGTGCCGGCGGAAGCGTCTGGAAAGCGACTCATACAACCCGCCGCACGTGAGGAGGAAGCAGCGCATCACTGAGATCGTGCAGCGCTACCGCAACAAGCAGCTGGAGCCCGAGTTCTACACCTCGCTCTTCCGCGAGGTGGGAGAGGGCCGGCTCCACCTCTAA
- the ralgapb gene encoding ral GTPase-activating protein subunit beta isoform X6: MYSEWRSLQLVVQSDQGHLSVLHTYPNTVGTEVANAVVKPLGTAVSPVATENILKTDKEVKWTMEVLCYGLTLPLEGDTVKLCVDVYTDWMMALVSPRDSMPQPVVREPNMYVQTILKHLYNVFVPRPEPHSLNHIRLCQQVLTAVQKLARESVAMVRETWEVLLLFLLRINDTLLAPPTVGVGVAEKLAEKLMAVLFEVWLLACARCFPTPPYWKTAREMLANWRHHPPVVEQWSRVACALTSRLLRFTHGPSFPPFKVPDEDANLIPIEMDNDCVAQTWYRFLHMLSNPVDLSNPAIVSTTPKFQEQFLNPSGIPQEVVLHPCLKQLPQIFFRAMRGVSCLVDAFLGISRPRSDSAPPTPVNRMSMSPPPSITNTTPPHNRKPRHTVVTKTTSKSSTGSSNQPTKASQQQQQQQQSSSPTLLSSPNQTSWESRPLPAPARPKVNSILNLFGQWLFDAALVHCKLHSGLSRDPSMTAIATQVSLELRRKGSQMSTDSMVSNPMFDANEFPESYEAGRAEACGTLCRIFCSKKTGEEILPVYLSRFYMVLIQGLQISDFICRPVLASIILNSSSLFCTDLKGINVVVPYFITALETILPDRELSKFKMYVNPTDLRRASINILLAMLPLPHHFGNIQSEVLLEGKFNEEDVLPHDQPVSFLSLRLRLVNVLIGALQTETDPTNTQLILGAMLHIVQDSALFESVGTQTETGSLDGSHMTVKSQSHSRSNSGVSYNSGGSTEATSPDCERPAQALLRDYALSDTAAGLLVRSIHLVTQRLNSQWKQDMSISLAALELLAGLAKIKVGVDSTDRKRAVVSICGYIVYQCSRPAPLQSRDLHSMIVAAFQFLCVWLTEHPDMLDEKDCLMEVLEIVELGISGSKSKQEQEVRHKAEKEHNPASMRVKEAAEATLSCIMQVLGAFPSPSGPASTCSLLNEDTLIRYARLSSTGASNFRYFVLDNSVILAMLEQPLGNEQNPSPSVTVLIRGTAGRHAWTMQLFHQPRGARANQRQVFAPEGRPKPNNDVGIKYNVKQRPFPEEVDKIPLVKADVSIPDLDDIVSKELEIQHEKLRVLMSKQIEYENSLERNSGEIWKSKSFPDPQIDCKPPPPAQEFQTARLFLSHFGFLSLEALKEPNNSRLPPHLIGLDSSLPGFFDDISYLDLLPCRPFDTVFIFYVRAGQKSSHEILRNVESSASVQHHFLEFLMSLGWPVDVGRHPGWTGHLYTSWSLNSCSDQDIQQTEEAVTPEDTGGSVFNGEKKVLYYADALTEIAFVVPSLSENSEESSVHSDSTLEADVNSELMPTLLKQPNLTLELFPNHSDNLESAKKLSPLMKSKRSSTGKSFPPLGPETKVFVVWVERFDDIENFPLSDLLAETSTGLEASMSNSTSCRSGLLEKDVPLIFIQPLKTGLFRIRLHGAVGKFGMVIPLVDGMVVSRRALGFLVRQTVINVCRRKRLESDSYNPPHVRRKQRITEIVQRYRNKQLEPEFYTSLFREVGEGRLHL, from the exons ATGTACTCCGAGTGGCGCTCGCTGCAGCTGGTGGTGCAGAGTGACCAGGGCCACCTGAGTGTTCTGCACACCTACCCCAACACTGTGGGCACCGAAGTGGCAAATGCTGTGGTCAAACCACTGGGCACGGCTGTGAGTCCCGTCGCCACAGAAAACATCCTCAAGACAGACAAGGAG GTGAAGTGGACCATGGAGGTGCTTTGCTATGGTCTCACGCTTCCTCTGGAGGGCGACACTGTCAAGCTGTGCGTGGATGTGTACactgactggatgatggctCTGGTGTCTCCGCGGGACTCTATGCCTCAGCCAGTTGTCAGGGAGCCCAACATGTACGTCCAGACCATCCTTAAACATCTGTACAACGTTTTTGTGCCAAG GCCAGAACCACACAGTCTGAATCACATCAGACTCTGCCAGCAGGTTCTGACTGCAGTCCAGAAGCTGGCCAGAGAGTCGGTTGCCATGGTGAGGGAAACCTGGGAGGTGCTACTGCTCTTCCTGCTCCGCATCAACGACACATTGCTGGCCCCGCCCACAGTCGGAG TTGGCGTAGCGGAGAAACTGGCAGAGAAACTGATGGCGGTGCTCTTTGAGGTTTGGCTGTTAGCATGTGCACGCTGCTTCCCAACACCGCCGTACTGGAAGACTGCAAGAGAGATGCTGGCTAACTGGCGACACCACCCGCCTGTGGTAGAGCAGTGGAGCCGTGTGGCATGTGCACTGACCTCCAG ACTTTTACGTTTCACCCATGGGCCATCATTCCCGCCTTTCAAAGTCCCAGATGAGGACGCAAACCTAATTCCCATTGAGATGGACAACGACTGTGTGGCCCAGACTTGGTACCGTTTCCTCCACATGCTCAG CAACCCCGTGGACCTGAGCAACCCCGCCATAGTGAGCACCACTCCAAAGTTCCAGGAACAATTTCTCAACCCCAGCGGCATCCCGCAGGAAGTGGTGCTGCATCCTTGTCTCAAGCAACTTCCACAGATTTTCTTCCGGGCCATGAGGGGGGTCAGCTGCCTGGTGGATGCCTTCCTGG GCATTTCCCGTCCGAGGTCCGACAGCGCCCCGCCCACACCGGTCAACAGGATGAGCATGTCGCCTCCCCCATCAATCACGAACACCACACCCCCCCACAACCGAAAGCCCCGGCACACAGTGGTCACCAAAACGACAAGCAAAAGCTCCACT GGAAGCAGCAACCAGCCGACAAAAgcctcccagcagcagcagcagcagcagcagtcatcGTCTCCAACACTGTTGTCCAGCCCAAACCAGACCAGCTGGGAGTCCCGGCCCCTTCCGGCGCCGGCACGGCCTAAAGTCAACAGCATTCTAAACCTGTTTGGCCAGTGGCTTTTCGACGCCGCGCTGGTCCACTGTAAGCTCCACAGTGGCCTGAGTCGAGACCCGAGCATGACTG CGATAGCCACGCAGGTCAGCCTGGAGCTGCGGAGAAAGGGCTCACAAATGTCCACTGACTCCATGGTGTCCAATCCTATGTTTGACGCCAATGAGTTCCCGGAGAGCTACGAAGCGGGTCGAGCCGAAGCCTGCGGGACTCTCTGTCGCATTTTTTGTAGCAAGAAAACAGGAGAGGAGATCCTGCCGGTTTATCTGTCCAG GTTCTACATGGTTTTGATTCAGGGTCTCCAGATCTCCGACTTCATCTGCCGGccggtcctggcctccatcatcctcaactcttcctctctcttctgcaCCGACCTCAAGGGCATAAATGTGGTTGTTCCCTATTTCATTACAGCACTGGAGACAATCCTGCCGGACAG GGAGCTGTCCAAGTTCAAGATGTATGTGAACCCTACTGATCTGAGACGAGCTTCCATCAACATCCTGCTGGCCATGCTGCCGCTGCCCCATCACTTCGGCAACATACAGTCTGAG GTCCTGCTGGAGGGGAAGTTCAACGAAGAGGATGTTCTGCCTCACGACCAGCCCGTTTCATTCCTGTCCCTCAGGCTTCGGCTGGTCAACGTCCTGATCGGAGCGttgcagacagagacagaccCCACAAACACCCAGCTCATCCTAG gGGCGATGCTCCACATCGTTCAGGACTCAGCGCTATTCGAGTCCGTTGGGACGCAGACGGAGACG GGGAGCCTTGACGGGAGTCACATGACCGTCAAGAGTCAGAGTCACAGCCGAAGCAACAGCGGCGTCAGCTACAACAGCGGCGGCAGCACCGAGGCCACCAGCCCAGACTGTGAGCGTCCAGCTCAGGCGCTGCTGCGAGACTACG CTCTTTCAGATACGGCGGCAGGTCTGCTGGTGCGCAGCATCCACCTGGTCACACAGCGGCTCAACTCCCAGTGGAAGCAGGACATGAGCATCTCGCTGGCCGCGCTGGAGCTGCTGGCCGGACTCGCCAAG ATCAAGGTGGGAGTGGACTCTACTGACCGCAAGCGTGCCGTCGTCTCCATCTGCGGATACATTGTGTACCAATGCAGCCGTCCAGCCCCACTTCAGTCCAGGGACCTGCATTCCATGATCGTGGCCGCATTCCAGTTCCTGTGTGTCTGGCTGACAGAGCATCCTGACATGCTGGACGAGAAG GATTGTTTGATGGAAGTGTTGGAGATCGTTGAGCTGGGAATCTCAGGCAGTAAGTCCAAACAGGAGCAGGAGGTCCGCCACAAAGCAGAGAAGGAGCACAACCCTGCATCCATGAGGGTGAAGGAAGCAGCCGAGGCCACTTTGTCCTG CATCATGCAGGTACTGGGGGCCTTCCCCTCTCCCAGCGGGCCCGCCTCCACCTGCAGCCTGCTGAACGAAGACACCCTGATCCGCTATGCCAGACTCAGCTCAACAGGAGCCAGCAACTTCCGCTACTTCGTCCTGGACAACTCGGTCATCCTGGCCATGTTGGAGCAGCCACTGGGCAACGAGCAGA ACCCGAGTCCGTCAGTCACAGTTCTGATCAGAGGCACAGCTGGAAGACACGCCTGGACCATGCAGCTCTTCCACCAGCCCAGAGGAGCTCGAGCCAATCAGAGG CAGGTGTTCGCTCCAGAGGGACGTCCCAAACCGAACAACGACGTGGGGATAAAGTACAACGTGAAGCAGAGACCGTTCCCAGAGGAGGTGGATAAGATCCCGCTGGTCAAAGCCGACGTCAGCATTCCAGACCTGGACGACATCGTCAGCAAAGAG CTGGAGATCCAACACGAGAAGCTGCGCGTTCTCATGAGCAAGCAGATCGAGTATGAGAACTCGCTGGAGCGCAACAGTGGAGAAATCTGGAAGTCCAAGTCCTTCCCGGACCCGCAGATCGACTGCAAACCTCCCCCGCCCGCGCAGGAGTTCCAGACGGCCCGGCTCTTCCTCTCTCACTTCGGCTTTCTGTCTCTGGAGGCACTTAAG GAGCCCAACAACAGTCGCCTCCCTCCACACCTCATCGGCCTGGACTCGTCTTTGCCCGGGTTCTTTGACGACATCAGCTACCTGGACCTGCTTCCCTGCCGACCGTTCGACACCGTCTTCATCTTCTACGTGAGAGCTGGACAGAAAAGCAGCCATGAG ATCCTAAGGAACGTGGAGTCGTCGGCGAGTGTCCAGCACCACTTCCTGGAGTTCCTCATGTCCTTGGGCTGGCCTGTGGATGTGGGGCGCCACCCCGGCTGGACGGGTCACCTGTACACCAGCTGGTCTCTGAACTCCTGCTCTGATCAGGACATCCAGCAGACGG AAGAAGCAGTGACTCCTGAAGACACTGGAGGCTCTGTTTTCAACGGCGAGAAGAAGGTTCTGTACTACGCCGACGCACTGACCGAAATCGCCTTCGTCGTCCCGTCACTTTCGGAGAACTCAG aagAGTCATCGGTGCACAGCGACTCCACTCTAGAGGCCGACGTCAACTCGGAGCTCATGCCAACACTGCTCAAGCAGCCGAACCTGACTCTGGAGCTGTTCCCCAACCACTCGGACAACCTGGAGTCAGCCAAGAAG CTGAGTCCTCTCATGAAGAGCAAGAGGTCGTCGACGGGGAAGTCTTTCCCTCCTCTGGGCCCGGAGACCAAGGTGTTTGTGGTCTGGGTCGAGCGCTTCGATGACATCG AAAACTTCCCGCTGTCGGATCTGCTGGCAGAAACCAGCACGGGTCTGGAGGCCAGCATGAGCAACAGTACTTCCTGCAG GTCGGGTTTACTGGAGAAGGACGTTCCTCTCATCTTCATCCAGCCTCTGAAGACGGGCCTCTTCAGGATCCGGCTGCACGGAGCTGTGGGGAAGTTTGGGATGGTGATCCCTCTGGTGGACGGCATGGTGGTCAGCCGCCGGGCGCTAG GCTTCCTGGTGCGGCAGACAGTCATCAACGTGTGCCGGCGGAAGCGTCTGGAAAGCGACTCATACAACCCGCCGCACGTGAGGAGGAAGCAGCGCATCACTGAGATCGTGCAGCGCTACCGCAACAAGCAGCTGGAGCCCGAGTTCTACACCTCGCTCTTCCGCGAGGTGGGAGAGGGCCGGCTCCACCTCTAA